A genomic stretch from Heliangelus exortis chromosome 16, bHelExo1.hap1, whole genome shotgun sequence includes:
- the YTHDF1 gene encoding YTH domain-containing family protein 1 isoform X1, which translates to MSATSVDPQRPKGQDNKVQNGSLHQKDTVHDNDFEPYLSGQSNQNSSYPSMTDPYLSSYYPPSIGFPYSLSEAPWSTGGDPPIPYLTTYGQLSNGDHHFMHDAVFGQPGGLGNNIYQHRFNFFPENPAFSAWGTSGSQGQQTQSSAYGSSYSYPPSSLGGTIVDGQTGFHNDTLNKAPGMNSIEQGMVGLKIGGDVTTSAVKTVGSVVNSAGMTGALSGNGGSNVNLPVSKPTSWAAIASKPAKPQPKMKTKSIPVIGGALPPPPIKHNMDIGTWDNKGPVAKVPAPQQIPSPQSVPQPQQQIVQPVPTQPPALTQPQYQTPQQQPQNRWVAPRNRNAAFGQSGGTGNDGGSAGTAQPNPVPSGESHPVLEKLKAAHSYNPKDFEWNLKNGRVFIIKSYSEDDIHRSIKYSIWCSTEHGNKRLDSAFRSMNSKGPVYLLFSVNGSGHFCGVAEMKSPVDYGTSAGVWSQDKWKGKFDVKWIFVKDVPNNQLRHIRLENNDNKPVTNSRDTQEVPLEKAKQVLKIIATYKHTTSIFDDFSHYEKRQEEEEVVRKVNLLKNLFYTQIMGKGKCEGCYGGKNERQSRNKQ; encoded by the exons ATGTCTGCCACAAGCGTTGACCCTCAG AGACCGAAAGGACAGGATAATAAAG TACAAAATGGTTCCTTACATCAGAAGGATACAGTTCATGACAACGATTTTGAACCTTACCTTTCTGGGCAGTCAAATCAG aACAGTAGCTATCCATCAATGACTGATCCTTACCTGTCCAGTTATTATCCACCATCTATTGGGTTCCCCTATTCTCTCAGTGAAGCCCCATGGTCTACAGGAGGAGATCCTCCTATCCCATATCTCACCACCTATGGACAGCTCAGTAATGGAGATCATCATTTTATGCACGATGCTGTTTTTGGACAGCCTGGGGGGTTGGGAAATAATATCTATCAACACCGGTTTAACTTTTTCCCTGAAAATCCTGCCTTCTCTGCTTGGGGAACAAGTGGATCCCAAGGACAGCAGACTCAAAGTTCAGCCTATGGGAGCAGTTACAGCTACCCACCTAGTTCACTGGGTGGTACCATTGTGGATGGACAAACAGGATTTCATAATGATACATTAAATAAAGCTCCTGGAATGAACAGTATTGAACAGGGAATGGTTGGACTGAAGATCGGTGGAGATGTTACAACTTCTGCAGTGAAAACAGTAGGTTCTGTTGTCAACAGTGCTGGGATGACAGGTGCCCTCTCTGGTAACGGGGGTTCTAATGTAAACTTGCCAGTCTCTAAACCAACTTCTTGGGCTGCTATAGCCAGCAAGCCTGCAAAACCACAgcctaaaatgaaaacaaaatccatACCTGTCATCGGAGGAGCGTTGCCTCCTCCTCCTATAAAGCATAACATGGACATCGGTACCTGGGACAATAAAGGTCCTGTGGCAAAAGTTCCTGCCCCTCAACAGATCCCTTCTCCTCAGTCCGTTCCACAGCCACAGCAACAAATTGTTCAGCCTGTTCCAACTCAGCCTCCAGCACTGACCCAGCCTCAGTATCAGACCCCTCAGCAGCAACCCCAAAACCGCTGGGTAGCTCCTCGCAACAGGAACGCAGCTTTCGGCCAAAGCGGAGGAACTGGGAACGACGGCGGCTCAGCTGGCACTGCCCAGCCTAACCCCGTCCCCAGTGGAGAGTCCCACCCTGTTCTTGAAAAACTGAAAGCTGCTCACAGCTATAACCCTAAAGATTTCGAATGGAACCTTAAAAATGGACGCGTGTTCATCATAAAGAGCTATTCTGAGGATGATATTCATCGTTCCATTAAGTATTCTATTTGGTGTAGCACGGAACACGGCAACAAACGCCTGGACAGTGCTTTTCGGTCCATGAACAGCAAGGGTCCAGTCTACTTGCTGTTCAGTGTCAATGGCAGTGGACACTTCTGTGGAGTAGCAGAGATGAAATCGCCCGTGGACTACGGCACCAGTGCAGGTGTCTGGTCTCAGGACAAGTGGAAGGGGAAATTTGATGTCAAGTGGATCTTTGTGAAGGATGTGCCCAACAACCAGCTCCGACACATCAGGCTGGAGAACAATGACAACAAACCCGTTACAAACTCCCGTGATACACAGGAGGTGCCcttagaaaaagcaaaacaagtgCTTAAAATTATTGCTACTTACAAGCACACGACCTCCATCTTTGATGACTTTTCTCATTATGAAAAGCgccaggaagaggaggaggtggtgcgGAAGGTaaacttattaaaaaatttattttatacacAGATAATGGGGAAAGGGAAATGTGAAGGCTGCTATGGtggaaaaaat gaACGTCAGAGTCGCAACAAACAATAA
- the YTHDF1 gene encoding YTH domain-containing family protein 1 isoform X2: MSATSVDPQRPKGQDNKVQNGSLHQKDTVHDNDFEPYLSGQSNQNSSYPSMTDPYLSSYYPPSIGFPYSLSEAPWSTGGDPPIPYLTTYGQLSNGDHHFMHDAVFGQPGGLGNNIYQHRFNFFPENPAFSAWGTSGSQGQQTQSSAYGSSYSYPPSSLGGTIVDGQTGFHNDTLNKAPGMNSIEQGMVGLKIGGDVTTSAVKTVGSVVNSAGMTGALSGNGGSNVNLPVSKPTSWAAIASKPAKPQPKMKTKSIPVIGGALPPPPIKHNMDIGTWDNKGPVAKVPAPQQIPSPQSVPQPQQQIVQPVPTQPPALTQPQYQTPQQQPQNRWVAPRNRNAAFGQSGGTGNDGGSAGTAQPNPVPSGESHPVLEKLKAAHSYNPKDFEWNLKNGRVFIIKSYSEDDIHRSIKYSIWCSTEHGNKRLDSAFRSMNSKGPVYLLFSVNGSGHFCGVAEMKSPVDYGTSAGVWSQDKWKGKFDVKWIFVKDVPNNQLRHIRLENNDNKPVTNSRDTQEVPLEKAKQVLKIIATYKHTTSIFDDFSHYEKRQEEEEVVRKERQSRNKQ; this comes from the exons ATGTCTGCCACAAGCGTTGACCCTCAG AGACCGAAAGGACAGGATAATAAAG TACAAAATGGTTCCTTACATCAGAAGGATACAGTTCATGACAACGATTTTGAACCTTACCTTTCTGGGCAGTCAAATCAG aACAGTAGCTATCCATCAATGACTGATCCTTACCTGTCCAGTTATTATCCACCATCTATTGGGTTCCCCTATTCTCTCAGTGAAGCCCCATGGTCTACAGGAGGAGATCCTCCTATCCCATATCTCACCACCTATGGACAGCTCAGTAATGGAGATCATCATTTTATGCACGATGCTGTTTTTGGACAGCCTGGGGGGTTGGGAAATAATATCTATCAACACCGGTTTAACTTTTTCCCTGAAAATCCTGCCTTCTCTGCTTGGGGAACAAGTGGATCCCAAGGACAGCAGACTCAAAGTTCAGCCTATGGGAGCAGTTACAGCTACCCACCTAGTTCACTGGGTGGTACCATTGTGGATGGACAAACAGGATTTCATAATGATACATTAAATAAAGCTCCTGGAATGAACAGTATTGAACAGGGAATGGTTGGACTGAAGATCGGTGGAGATGTTACAACTTCTGCAGTGAAAACAGTAGGTTCTGTTGTCAACAGTGCTGGGATGACAGGTGCCCTCTCTGGTAACGGGGGTTCTAATGTAAACTTGCCAGTCTCTAAACCAACTTCTTGGGCTGCTATAGCCAGCAAGCCTGCAAAACCACAgcctaaaatgaaaacaaaatccatACCTGTCATCGGAGGAGCGTTGCCTCCTCCTCCTATAAAGCATAACATGGACATCGGTACCTGGGACAATAAAGGTCCTGTGGCAAAAGTTCCTGCCCCTCAACAGATCCCTTCTCCTCAGTCCGTTCCACAGCCACAGCAACAAATTGTTCAGCCTGTTCCAACTCAGCCTCCAGCACTGACCCAGCCTCAGTATCAGACCCCTCAGCAGCAACCCCAAAACCGCTGGGTAGCTCCTCGCAACAGGAACGCAGCTTTCGGCCAAAGCGGAGGAACTGGGAACGACGGCGGCTCAGCTGGCACTGCCCAGCCTAACCCCGTCCCCAGTGGAGAGTCCCACCCTGTTCTTGAAAAACTGAAAGCTGCTCACAGCTATAACCCTAAAGATTTCGAATGGAACCTTAAAAATGGACGCGTGTTCATCATAAAGAGCTATTCTGAGGATGATATTCATCGTTCCATTAAGTATTCTATTTGGTGTAGCACGGAACACGGCAACAAACGCCTGGACAGTGCTTTTCGGTCCATGAACAGCAAGGGTCCAGTCTACTTGCTGTTCAGTGTCAATGGCAGTGGACACTTCTGTGGAGTAGCAGAGATGAAATCGCCCGTGGACTACGGCACCAGTGCAGGTGTCTGGTCTCAGGACAAGTGGAAGGGGAAATTTGATGTCAAGTGGATCTTTGTGAAGGATGTGCCCAACAACCAGCTCCGACACATCAGGCTGGAGAACAATGACAACAAACCCGTTACAAACTCCCGTGATACACAGGAGGTGCCcttagaaaaagcaaaacaagtgCTTAAAATTATTGCTACTTACAAGCACACGACCTCCATCTTTGATGACTTTTCTCATTATGAAAAGCgccaggaagaggaggaggtggtgcgGAAG gaACGTCAGAGTCGCAACAAACAATAA